A genomic window from Purpureocillium takamizusanense chromosome 2, complete sequence includes:
- a CDS encoding uncharacterized protein (TransMembrane:11 (o30-51i111-130o178-198i440-465o485-513i534-552o581-611i632-652o658-678i690-711o717-739i)~EggNog:ENOG503NY6R~COG:S) yields MEPSAVPDQCNGKDYITPARKNEKDLEVQLVLSLVLGASAFVTFCILRTRWPSLYAARKRRLDPKIGLPELPNSFFGWIPKLYKVTEEQILASAGLDAFVFLTFFKMAVRLFMTMAFFAVVVLFPVNKWYRGFGPSFTRPGNGTDDDDDLLRHVLPRNIDADLLSVEHKDKSGERSYLWAYVVFTYFFVGLTIYCINLETFRIIKLRQDYLGSQSTVTDRTFRLTGIPLKLRSEEKLKKLIEKLEIGLVDTVTLCRNWSDLDELMQERNRVLRNLETVWARYLKRQQALSKSHSDGTQTSNDDGDATQSRAYGGDEESGENERLLESDPDQPHMTEGERPEVIIRYGPLNLRRRRVDAIDYYEERLRRLDEKVAVSRRKEYEATDMALVTMDSVASCQMVIQARIDPRPGRLLTKPTPSPSDLVWKNTYALRGIRRLKSWAVTLFITFLTLLWIFPTAFLASWLSICTVNKYLPGFVAWLVKHPIFYSLFQNGGPTLVVSLLNVAVPYLYDFLSNHQGMISQGDVELSVISKNFFFTFFNTFFVFAISKSGFDFFNVLRDFLKDTSKIPAAIAADVEDLSIFYICFIMLQGIGLMPFRILEVGSIFLSPFYRMTSWTPRDFAELQKPPTFQYGFYLPVALLVFNLCLIYSVLRWGFAILIFGSIYFALGYFTFKYMLLYAMDQPQHATGGAWRIICYRIVIGLLVFEVVMVGQIASLAAFVESVAVLPLIPFTIWYSYYFKQRFEPLTKYIALRAIKSNGGADTEEAVDDDFDEAEGEARQETQAILRRGSTLDEFKEKGLMFVNPSLVVPLQQPWIYRDPPPPIRTEGTETDGASSQEGPVLILPNADSSLGIGEDNVWMDSGRRGD; encoded by the exons ATGGAGCCCAGCGCCGTCCCCGACCAGTGCAACGGCAAGGATTACATCACCCCGGCTAGGAAGAACGAAAAGGACCTCGAGGTCCAGCTGGTGCTGTCGCTGGtgctcggcgcctcggcgttTGTCACGTTTTGC ATACTTCGCACGCGATGGCCGTCACTATACGCTGCTCGAAAGCGACGCTTAGATCCAAAGATTGGCCTCCCCGAGCTGCCGAATAGCTTCTTTGGATGGATACCCAAGCTCTACAAGGTGACTGAGGAGCAGATCCTCGCGTCGGCTGGTCTCGATGCGTTTGTG TTCCTGACCTTTTTCAAAATGGCCGTTCGCCTGTTCATGACCATGGCCTTCTTCGCAGTCGTGGTGCTCTTCCCTGTCAACAAGTGGTACAGAGGGTTCGGGCCGAGCTTCACACGGCCTGGAAACGGcaccgacgatgacgatgacctGCTCAGGCATGTACTCCCGCGCAACATCGATGCCGATCTCCTCAGCGTTGAGCACAAGGACAAGAGCGGCGAAAGGTCGTATCTATGGGCATACGTTGTCTTCACGTATTTTTTCGTCGGCCTCACGATATATTGCATCAACCTCGAGACGTTTCGTATCATCAAGCTTAGACAGGACTACCTTGGCTCGCAGTCGACAGTCACCGATCGCACATTTCGACTCACCGGCATACCACTGAAACTACGCTCGGAAGAAAAGCTTAAGAAGCTTATTGAGAAGCTCGAGATTGGCCTCGTTGACACAGTTACTCTCTGTCGCAACTGGAGCGACCTAGATGAGCTGATGCAGGAACGCAACCGAGTGTTGCGCAATCTCGAGACTGTCTGGGCAAGATACTTGAAGCGTCAACAGGCCCTTTCCAAGAGTCACAGCGATGGGACGCAGACTTccaacgacgatggcgatgccacCCAGTCGCGCGCAtacggaggcgacgaggagtCTGGCGAGAACGAACGCCTTCTCGAAAGTGATCCCGACCAGCCACACATGACTGAAGGCGAGCGGCCGGAAGTCATCATTCGATACGGGCCGCTGAATCTGCGGAGGCGCAGGGTGGACGCCATCGACTACTACGAGGAGAGGCTCCGGAGACTGGACGAAAAAGTGGCAGTGTCTCGAAGAAAGGAGTACGAGGCCACCGACATGGCGCTTGTGACCATGGACTCGGTCGCGTCCTGCCAGATGGTCATCCAGGCCAGGATAGACcctcggcctgggcggctACTGACCAAGCCCACGCCATCTCCGTCAGACCTCGTCTGGAAAAATACCTATGCCCTTCGGGGTATCCGGAGGCTCAAGTCGTGGGCAGTCACACTCTTCATCACGTTCCTGACGCTGCTTTGGATTTTCCCGACCGCATTCCTTGCCTCGTGGCTCAGCATATGCACCGTCAACAAATATCTACCCGGGTTTGTGGCCTGGCTGGTGAAGCACCCCATCTTCTACTCCCTCTTCCAGAACGGCGGGCCGACCCTGGTGGTGTCGTTGCTCAACGTTGCTGTGCCGTACCTGTACGACTTCTTGTCCAACCACCAGGGCATGATTTCCCAGGGAGACGTGGAGTTGTCTGTCATTTCCAAGAACTTCTTCTTCACCTTCTTCAACACCTTTTTCGTCTTTGCAATTTCCAAGTCTGGGTTCGACTTCTTCAACGTGCTGAGGGACTTTCTCAAGGACACGAGCAAGATCCCGGCGGCCATCGCGGCTGATGTGGAAGACCTGTCCATCTTTTACATCTGCTTCATCATGCTGCAGGGCATCGGCCTGATGCCGTTTCGCATCCTCGAGGTTGGCAGCATTTTCCTGTCCCCGTTCTACCGCATGACGTCGTGGACGCCGCGCGACTTTGCGGAGCTGCAGAAGCCACCCACCTTTCAGTATGGCTTCTACCtgccggtggcgctgctcGTGTTCAATCTCTGCCTCATATACAGCGTGCTGCGGTGGGGTTTCGCGATACTCATATTCGGGTCGATTTACTTTGCCCTCGGGTATTTTACCTTCAAGTACATGCTACTGTACGCCATGGACCAGCCTCAGCATGCGACCGGCGGTGCGTGGCGCATAATCTGCTaccgcatcgtcatcgggCTGCTTGTGTTTGAGGTGGTCATGGTTGGCCAAATCGCGTCACTGGCAGCGTTTGTGGAGTCGGTGGCCGTGCTTCCGCTGATACCCTTCACCATTTGGTACAGCTACTACTTCAAGCAGCGCTTCGAGCCACTGACCAAGTACATTGCGCTGCGGGCCATCAAGTCCAACGGAGGCGCTGACACGGAAGAGGCGGTGGACGATGACTTTGACGAAGCAGAGGGCGAAGCGCGGCAGGAGACGCAGGCGATCCTGCGGAGAGGCAGCACCCTTGACGAGTTCAAGGAGAAGGGCTTGATGTTTGTAAATCCAAGCCTGGTGGTACC GCTGCAGCAACCGTGGATCTATCGggatccgccgccgccgatacGAACAGAAGGGACAGAGACGGACGGGGCTTCGAGCCAGGAGGGGCCGGTGCTGATTCTGCCCAATGCGGACAGCTCCCTGGGGATTGGGGAGGATAATGTGTGGATGGACAGCGGAAGGAGGGGCGACTGA
- a CDS encoding uncharacterized protein (TransMembrane:11 (o30-51i111-130o178-198i440-465o485-513i534-552o581-611i632-652o658-678i690-711o717-739i)~EggNog:ENOG503NY6R~COG:S) encodes MEPSAVPDQCNGKDYITPARKNEKDLEVQLVLSLVLGASAFVTFCILRTRWPSLYAARKRRLDPKIGLPELPNSFFGWIPKLYKVTEEQILASAGLDAFVFLTFFKMAVRLFMTMAFFAVVVLFPVNKWYRGFGPSFTRPGNGTDDDDDLLRHVLPRNIDADLLSVEHKDKSGERSYLWAYVVFTYFFVGLTIYCINLETFRIIKLRQDYLGSQSTVTDRTFRLTGIPLKLRSEEKLKKLIEKLEIGLVDTVTLCRNWSDLDELMQERNRVLRNLETVWARYLKRQQALSKSHSDGTQTSNDDGDATQSRAYGGDEESGENERLLESDPDQPHMTEGERPEVIIRYGPLNLRRRRVDAIDYYEERLRRLDEKVAVSRRKEYEATDMALVTMDSVASCQMVIQARIDPRPGRLLTKPTPSPSDLVWKNTYALRGIRRLKSWAVTLFITFLTLLWIFPTAFLASWLSICTVNKYLPGFVAWLVKHPIFYSLFQNGGPTLVVSLLNVAVPYLYDFLSNHQGMISQGDVELSVISKNFFFTFFNTFFVFAISKSGFDFFNVLRDFLKDTSKIPAAIAADVEDLSIFYICFIMLQGIGLMPFRILEVGSIFLSPFYRMTSWTPRDFAELQKPPTFQYGFYLPVALLVFNLCLIYSVLRWGFAILIFGSIYFALGYFTFKYMLLYAMDQPQHATGGAWRIICYRIVIGLLVFEVVMVGQIASLAAFVESVAVLPLIPFTIWYSYYFKQRFEPLTKYIALRAIKSNGGADTEEAVDDDFDEAEGEARQETQAILRRGSTLDEFKEKGLMFVNPSLVVPYVVLCDSFLWVLETVANTAD; translated from the exons ATGGAGCCCAGCGCCGTCCCCGACCAGTGCAACGGCAAGGATTACATCACCCCGGCTAGGAAGAACGAAAAGGACCTCGAGGTCCAGCTGGTGCTGTCGCTGGtgctcggcgcctcggcgttTGTCACGTTTTGC ATACTTCGCACGCGATGGCCGTCACTATACGCTGCTCGAAAGCGACGCTTAGATCCAAAGATTGGCCTCCCCGAGCTGCCGAATAGCTTCTTTGGATGGATACCCAAGCTCTACAAGGTGACTGAGGAGCAGATCCTCGCGTCGGCTGGTCTCGATGCGTTTGTG TTCCTGACCTTTTTCAAAATGGCCGTTCGCCTGTTCATGACCATGGCCTTCTTCGCAGTCGTGGTGCTCTTCCCTGTCAACAAGTGGTACAGAGGGTTCGGGCCGAGCTTCACACGGCCTGGAAACGGcaccgacgatgacgatgacctGCTCAGGCATGTACTCCCGCGCAACATCGATGCCGATCTCCTCAGCGTTGAGCACAAGGACAAGAGCGGCGAAAGGTCGTATCTATGGGCATACGTTGTCTTCACGTATTTTTTCGTCGGCCTCACGATATATTGCATCAACCTCGAGACGTTTCGTATCATCAAGCTTAGACAGGACTACCTTGGCTCGCAGTCGACAGTCACCGATCGCACATTTCGACTCACCGGCATACCACTGAAACTACGCTCGGAAGAAAAGCTTAAGAAGCTTATTGAGAAGCTCGAGATTGGCCTCGTTGACACAGTTACTCTCTGTCGCAACTGGAGCGACCTAGATGAGCTGATGCAGGAACGCAACCGAGTGTTGCGCAATCTCGAGACTGTCTGGGCAAGATACTTGAAGCGTCAACAGGCCCTTTCCAAGAGTCACAGCGATGGGACGCAGACTTccaacgacgatggcgatgccacCCAGTCGCGCGCAtacggaggcgacgaggagtCTGGCGAGAACGAACGCCTTCTCGAAAGTGATCCCGACCAGCCACACATGACTGAAGGCGAGCGGCCGGAAGTCATCATTCGATACGGGCCGCTGAATCTGCGGAGGCGCAGGGTGGACGCCATCGACTACTACGAGGAGAGGCTCCGGAGACTGGACGAAAAAGTGGCAGTGTCTCGAAGAAAGGAGTACGAGGCCACCGACATGGCGCTTGTGACCATGGACTCGGTCGCGTCCTGCCAGATGGTCATCCAGGCCAGGATAGACcctcggcctgggcggctACTGACCAAGCCCACGCCATCTCCGTCAGACCTCGTCTGGAAAAATACCTATGCCCTTCGGGGTATCCGGAGGCTCAAGTCGTGGGCAGTCACACTCTTCATCACGTTCCTGACGCTGCTTTGGATTTTCCCGACCGCATTCCTTGCCTCGTGGCTCAGCATATGCACCGTCAACAAATATCTACCCGGGTTTGTGGCCTGGCTGGTGAAGCACCCCATCTTCTACTCCCTCTTCCAGAACGGCGGGCCGACCCTGGTGGTGTCGTTGCTCAACGTTGCTGTGCCGTACCTGTACGACTTCTTGTCCAACCACCAGGGCATGATTTCCCAGGGAGACGTGGAGTTGTCTGTCATTTCCAAGAACTTCTTCTTCACCTTCTTCAACACCTTTTTCGTCTTTGCAATTTCCAAGTCTGGGTTCGACTTCTTCAACGTGCTGAGGGACTTTCTCAAGGACACGAGCAAGATCCCGGCGGCCATCGCGGCTGATGTGGAAGACCTGTCCATCTTTTACATCTGCTTCATCATGCTGCAGGGCATCGGCCTGATGCCGTTTCGCATCCTCGAGGTTGGCAGCATTTTCCTGTCCCCGTTCTACCGCATGACGTCGTGGACGCCGCGCGACTTTGCGGAGCTGCAGAAGCCACCCACCTTTCAGTATGGCTTCTACCtgccggtggcgctgctcGTGTTCAATCTCTGCCTCATATACAGCGTGCTGCGGTGGGGTTTCGCGATACTCATATTCGGGTCGATTTACTTTGCCCTCGGGTATTTTACCTTCAAGTACATGCTACTGTACGCCATGGACCAGCCTCAGCATGCGACCGGCGGTGCGTGGCGCATAATCTGCTaccgcatcgtcatcgggCTGCTTGTGTTTGAGGTGGTCATGGTTGGCCAAATCGCGTCACTGGCAGCGTTTGTGGAGTCGGTGGCCGTGCTTCCGCTGATACCCTTCACCATTTGGTACAGCTACTACTTCAAGCAGCGCTTCGAGCCACTGACCAAGTACATTGCGCTGCGGGCCATCAAGTCCAACGGAGGCGCTGACACGGAAGAGGCGGTGGACGATGACTTTGACGAAGCAGAGGGCGAAGCGCGGCAGGAGACGCAGGCGATCCTGCGGAGAGGCAGCACCCTTGACGAGTTCAAGGAGAAGGGCTTGATGTTTGTAAATCCAAGCCTGGTGGTACCGTATGTGGTCTTGTGTGATTCTTTCCTTTGGGTTTTGGAGACAGTGGCTAACACAGCGGACTAG
- a CDS encoding uncharacterized protein (COG:S~EggNog:ENOG503P78N~TransMembrane:1 (o139-160i)) has protein sequence MAQQQPITTIPPFNDGSKLPDCAKACGPLYDANGACVPPAIKPADAGTYTSCFCAQAKVAPFSKGTSGVCDNACDGINGGLQSIAGWFQGICNVKNAGGNGAKTTTGATTTSAGQSSSTGGSSKNSGGGGDWLSNHWQWVIMLVVLVVGIAGIWIGACIWRRRYLRKKDRQTSLGQKHSGSASRPSWGPAVTGSDSATPMTFKSDTERAAYVEKPRKTKEKKKWTVTQRT, from the exons ATGG CTCAACAGCAACCCATAACCACCATCCCCCCCTTCAACGATGGGAGCAAGCTCCCCGATTGCGCCAAGGCCTGTGGACCTCTTTATGACGCGAATGGTGCTTGTGTCCCCCCGGCCATCAAGCCAGCTGATGCCGGTACCTACACATCCTGCTTTTGTGCTCAAGCCAAGGTAGCGCCCTTCTCCAAAGGAACATCTGGTGTTTGTGACAATGCTTGCGACGGCATAAATGGCGGTCTGCAATCGATTGCAGGCTGGTTCCAGGGCATCTGCAACGTCAAGAACGCCGGAGGCAACGGAGCCAAAACCACGACCGGCGCTACCACGACATCCGCCGGCCAATCCTCCAGCACCGGTGGCTCCTCCAAGaatagcggcggcggcggcgactg GCTCTCCAACCATTGGCAGTGGGTCATCATGCTCGTTGTACTTGTCGTTGGCATTGCCGGCATCTGGATTGGCGCTTGCATCTGGCGCCGACGTTACTTGCGGAAAAAGGACCGCCAGACCTCCCTCGGCCAGAAGCACTCGGGTTCTGCCTCGCGCCCCTCATGGGGCCCGGCCGTCACTGGATCCGACTCGGCAACGCCCATGACCTTCAAATCTGATACCGAGAGAGCTGCGTATGTCGAGAAGCCGCGCAAGaccaaggagaagaagaagtggACCGTCACCCAGCGGACCTAA